A DNA window from Arachis duranensis cultivar V14167 chromosome 3, aradu.V14167.gnm2.J7QH, whole genome shotgun sequence contains the following coding sequences:
- the LOC107481856 gene encoding transmembrane emp24 domain-containing protein p24delta4 — MGKMMLCTLGISLCLFSIIPSAFGIWLTLPSSGTKCVSEEIQTNVVVLTDYVVIPDGSSLQPSIGVKVTSPYGNNLYYKENTTHGNFAFTTQETGNYLACFWIDPHYQGAKEVSVSLDWKTGIAAKDWESVARKEKIEGVELELRKLEGAVEAIHENLLYLKGREAEMRAVSERTNTRVAWFSIMSLGICIGVSGLQLWHLKRFFQKKKLI, encoded by the exons ATGGGGAAGATGATGCTGTGCACGCTGGGCATCTCCCTCTGCTTGTTCTCCATCATACCTTCCGCCTTCGGAATCTGGCTCACCTTGCCGTCTTCTGGCACCAAATGCGTCTCCGAAGAAATCCAAACCAACGTCGTCGTTTTAACCGATTACGTCGTCATTCCCGATGGCTCTTCCCTTCAACCCTCCATCGGTGTCAAG GTGACATCACCATATGGAAACAATCTTTATTACAAGGAGAATACAACACATGGTAATTTTGCATTTACAACTCAAGAAACTGGGAACTACCTCGCATGTTTCTGGATTGATCCCCATTATCAGGGAGCTAAAGAGGTCAGTGTGAGTCTTGATTGGAAAACTGGAATTGCAGCCAAGGATTGGGAGTCGGTTGCCAGAAAAGAGAAGATTGAG GGAGTTGAACTTGAGCTGAGAAAGCTAGAAGGAGCAGTAGAGGCCATCCATGAGAATTTGCTTTATTTGAAGGGCAG GGAAGCAGAGATGAGGGCTGTGAGTGAAAGAACGAATACCAGGGTGGCATGGTTTAGTATAATGTCCTTGGGCATCTGCATCGGAGTTTCGGGTTTGCAATTGTGGCATTTGAAGAGATTCTTCCAGAAGAAGAAGCTAATCTAA